From the Marinomonas sp. THO17 genome, one window contains:
- a CDS encoding N-acetylmuramidase family protein has product MSELNLASSVGIGGENQTDDVLAVQKALNTLQNKIGLDAPLAEDGHIDSDESESSTCLAIILMQRKIAGFKNPDGLISCNGMTHKALKKALVESAPTLSFFLPKITPEKGLKEEDFEQASQLLSCDVAAIKAVSEVESSGSGYFENDAPCILFEAHQFSKYSDHRFDESDPDISSPKWDRSLYVGGEKEYQRLYKAMQLDRIAALKSASYGRYQIMGFNHEAAGYDDVESFVRDMFFAESYHLIAFVHFIKSNSRLLEAIQSLDWPTFARYYNGPGYAENRYDEKLQAAYDKHNTD; this is encoded by the coding sequence ATGTCTGAACTGAATTTAGCATCCTCTGTTGGTATTGGTGGGGAAAACCAAACGGATGATGTGCTGGCGGTACAAAAAGCCTTAAACACCCTGCAAAATAAAATTGGGCTGGATGCACCGTTAGCAGAAGACGGTCACATTGACTCAGACGAAAGTGAGTCCAGCACCTGTCTCGCCATCATTTTAATGCAACGAAAAATTGCTGGCTTTAAAAACCCAGACGGCTTAATCAGTTGCAATGGGATGACACATAAAGCGTTAAAAAAAGCTTTAGTTGAATCCGCTCCCACACTCAGTTTCTTTTTACCAAAGATCACTCCTGAAAAGGGTTTGAAAGAAGAAGATTTTGAACAAGCCTCACAATTATTAAGCTGTGATGTTGCTGCCATCAAAGCCGTGTCTGAAGTGGAATCGTCAGGCAGTGGTTATTTCGAAAACGATGCCCCCTGCATTCTGTTCGAAGCCCATCAATTTTCCAAATACAGTGATCATCGCTTCGATGAATCCGACCCTGATATTTCTTCACCCAAATGGGACAGATCCCTTTATGTCGGCGGAGAAAAAGAATACCAACGCTTATACAAAGCCATGCAATTGGATCGTATTGCCGCCCTTAAGTCGGCTTCATATGGACGCTATCAGATTATGGGCTTTAACCATGAAGCCGCTGGCTATGATGACGTGGAGAGCTTTGTACGCGATATGTTTTTTGCCGAAAGTTATCACCTTATTGCGTTCGTACACTTCATTAAATCTAACAGTCGCTTACTTGAAGCCATTCAAAGCCTTGATTGGCCTACCTTTGCTCGTTATTACAACGGTCCAGGCTACGCTGAAAACCGTTACGACGAAAAGCTGCAAGCCGCTTACGACAAACACAATACAGATTAA
- a CDS encoding zinc metallopeptidase, with translation MLWVLLVIFALILIFGPNLWVKYTLKRYAQERSDIPGTGGQLAEHLVKRFELDQVAVETTQEGSDHFDFKQHAVRLSPSVHNGRSLTAVAVAAHEVGHAIAHEKKQPISHLSSRYLPLAHGLNRIAGALLLGWPVISVLLHLPYAVPLHAAVVGFSGLLAVFVHLAILPEEWDASFKKALPILAEGGYVHTEDLPKIKRILTACAMTYVAAALMRILFIWRWFRR, from the coding sequence ATGTTGTGGGTTTTATTGGTTATATTCGCATTAATCTTGATCTTTGGCCCTAACCTTTGGGTCAAGTATACCTTGAAGCGTTACGCACAAGAGCGCAGTGACATTCCTGGCACGGGCGGGCAGCTTGCTGAGCATCTTGTAAAGCGTTTTGAGTTGGATCAGGTTGCTGTTGAAACCACCCAAGAAGGCAGTGACCATTTTGACTTTAAGCAACATGCGGTTCGTCTAAGCCCTAGTGTGCACAATGGCCGTTCATTAACCGCGGTAGCGGTGGCGGCTCATGAAGTGGGTCACGCCATTGCCCATGAAAAGAAACAGCCTATTTCCCATTTGAGCTCCCGTTACCTGCCGTTGGCGCACGGTCTAAATCGTATTGCCGGTGCTTTGTTATTGGGTTGGCCGGTGATTTCCGTTTTGTTGCATTTACCTTATGCCGTGCCTTTGCATGCCGCTGTGGTTGGCTTTTCTGGTTTATTAGCCGTGTTTGTGCATTTGGCCATCTTACCAGAAGAGTGGGATGCCAGTTTCAAAAAAGCCTTACCCATCTTGGCGGAAGGGGGTTATGTGCATACTGAAGACTTACCCAAAATCAAACGTATTCTCACCGCTTGTGCCATGACGTATGTTGCGGCTGCTTTAATGCGCATACTTTTTATATGGCGTTGGTTTAGACGTTAA
- a CDS encoding bifunctional 2',3'-cyclic-nucleotide 2'-phosphodiesterase/3'-nucleotidase — MALDLSKKAAFLASSLAFASLAQASTIDLRVMETTDIHMNLVDYDYYSDKQSDAVGLSRVATLIKAARAEVTNSVLVDNGDLLQGTPLGDYVAKGRVLRFGETHPAFKAMNLMDYDVGNIGNHEFNYGLDFLMKSLSGANFPYISANVYADDGDDDASNDQPYFQPYVIKQKTFIDSDGKSQTVNMGYIGFVPPQIMTWDKDNLTNKVIAKDIVETAKKYVPEMKAQGADVIIAIPHSGMMNSPYMKGEEHASYHLAKVDGIDAILFGHSHRVFPGDKTIAQFEGVDNEKGTVYGKPATMPGFWGSHLGVVDLVLEPAGDGWKVADGKAEVRAISRREGRKTIPLVEADVTINDAVETEHEGTLAYMRRKVGESTSDINSFFALVQDDPSIQIVNNAQLWYVENIVRGTSYEGLPILSAAAPFKAGGRGGPEYYTDVPKGDIALKNVSDLYIYPNDLKVVKLTGAQVVEWLERAAGQFNQIDPQSNKAQDLVNQSFPTYNFDVIDGISYRIDVTQPTRYDSEGKLANQNARRIVEVMFQGKPMDMTANFLVATNNYRAGGGGSFPNLSGDTIVIDAPDKNRDVVANYLLSQKTINPAADQNWSFSDFGQAKVLFTTASKAKEAAGKNMIYQSTNQDGFAVFELK, encoded by the coding sequence ATGGCGCTTGACCTATCTAAGAAGGCGGCTTTTCTGGCTTCTTCCCTAGCCTTTGCTTCCTTAGCACAGGCTTCTACGATTGATTTACGAGTAATGGAAACCACTGATATTCACATGAACTTGGTGGATTACGATTACTATAGCGACAAGCAAAGTGATGCGGTTGGTTTATCCCGTGTGGCTACTCTAATCAAAGCGGCCCGTGCTGAAGTGACGAATTCGGTTTTGGTGGACAATGGTGATTTGCTTCAGGGCACGCCATTGGGGGATTACGTTGCTAAAGGTCGTGTGCTGCGTTTTGGTGAAACACACCCAGCTTTTAAAGCCATGAACCTGATGGATTACGATGTGGGTAACATAGGTAACCATGAGTTCAATTACGGTTTGGATTTTTTAATGAAGAGCTTGAGTGGCGCTAACTTTCCATACATTAGTGCCAACGTATACGCAGATGATGGTGATGATGACGCGAGCAATGATCAGCCTTATTTTCAGCCTTATGTGATCAAGCAAAAAACCTTCATTGATTCGGATGGTAAATCGCAAACAGTGAACATGGGTTACATAGGATTTGTGCCGCCACAGATCATGACGTGGGACAAAGACAATCTTACCAACAAGGTCATTGCCAAAGACATAGTTGAGACAGCGAAAAAGTACGTACCAGAAATGAAAGCGCAAGGTGCGGATGTCATTATTGCCATTCCGCACAGTGGCATGATGAATTCACCTTATATGAAAGGGGAAGAACATGCGTCTTATCATTTAGCGAAAGTGGATGGCATTGATGCCATCTTGTTTGGTCATTCCCATCGGGTGTTCCCAGGAGATAAAACCATTGCTCAATTTGAGGGAGTGGACAATGAAAAAGGCACAGTTTATGGCAAGCCTGCGACCATGCCGGGCTTCTGGGGATCGCACTTAGGTGTGGTGGATTTAGTCTTAGAACCCGCTGGTGACGGTTGGAAAGTGGCCGATGGTAAAGCCGAAGTGCGCGCTATTTCTCGTCGTGAAGGTCGTAAGACCATTCCATTGGTGGAAGCCGATGTGACCATTAATGATGCAGTAGAAACGGAACATGAAGGAACCTTGGCTTACATGCGCCGTAAAGTGGGAGAGTCCACCTCAGACATCAACAGCTTCTTTGCCTTAGTACAAGACGATCCCTCTATTCAAATCGTGAATAACGCACAGCTTTGGTACGTAGAAAATATCGTTCGCGGTACCTCTTATGAAGGCTTGCCTATCTTATCAGCAGCGGCACCATTTAAAGCAGGTGGCCGTGGCGGTCCAGAATATTACACAGACGTTCCAAAAGGCGACATTGCGTTGAAAAACGTCAGCGACTTGTACATCTATCCAAACGATTTGAAAGTGGTCAAATTAACCGGAGCACAGGTAGTGGAATGGCTTGAGCGTGCGGCTGGTCAGTTCAATCAAATTGATCCGCAATCTAATAAGGCGCAAGACTTAGTAAACCAGTCTTTCCCGACCTATAACTTCGACGTTATTGACGGCATTTCTTATCGAATTGATGTTACCCAACCGACACGTTATGACTCGGAAGGTAAGCTTGCCAATCAAAATGCACGCCGTATCGTGGAAGTGATGTTCCAAGGTAAACCCATGGACATGACGGCCAACTTCCTTGTGGCAACCAATAACTATCGAGCCGGTGGCGGCGGCAGTTTCCCTAACTTGTCCGGAGACACTATCGTGATTGATGCACCCGATAAAAATCGTGATGTGGTAGCGAACTATTTGTTAAGTCAGAAAACCATTAACCCAGCAGCGGATCAGAATTGGTCATTTTCGGATTTCGGTCAGGCAAAAGTCTTGTTCACTACCGCATCTAAAGCCAAAGAGGCGGCAGGCAAGAATATGATTTATCAATCTACGAACCAGGATGGTTTTGCAGTATTTGAATTGAAGTAA
- the mltA gene encoding murein transglycosylase A: MPISHFLQGSRLVIRPFCLASITLIAACSFNEIDRSNDFENNGRDTTALKRDQLYLKESLPPGLPYPDDSFRDGLTQQQAYLNRLSERQFQLEDTQVDLADLKHVAYEISLWLDNPKYTPHLVAHQLAGQDKRGNVQITGYYVPVMPVRHLPDEEFRYPLYRKPTQTNAEGRYPSREEIDFESALAGQGLEIAYTADLVDNFFLHVQGSGVIEYEDGEQKLLSWGGVNGHPYRSIGKELIERGEIDKADISAQSIREWLDEHPQRMREILSTNPSYLFFSEGLEKPVGAANVPLTPLYSAAVDPSVIPLGSILLAQVPKLDQAGELIGHEFRLLLAQDKGGAIKGPGHIDWYQGIGEEAHFHAGQLKHFGKVWLLLPAKH, translated from the coding sequence ATGCCTATATCGCATTTTTTACAGGGCTCTCGTCTAGTAATACGTCCTTTTTGTCTTGCCAGTATCACCCTTATCGCCGCCTGTAGCTTTAACGAAATCGATCGCTCTAATGACTTTGAAAACAATGGTCGAGATACCACTGCACTCAAACGAGATCAGTTATATTTAAAGGAGAGTTTACCACCCGGTTTACCCTATCCTGACGACAGCTTCCGTGATGGATTGACACAACAACAAGCTTATTTAAACCGCTTATCCGAGCGACAATTCCAACTAGAAGACACACAAGTGGATTTGGCTGATCTCAAGCATGTGGCCTACGAAATTTCGTTATGGTTGGACAATCCTAAATACACGCCTCATCTTGTGGCTCATCAACTGGCTGGGCAGGATAAGCGTGGCAATGTGCAGATCACGGGCTATTACGTGCCTGTGATGCCCGTTCGACATTTGCCAGACGAAGAGTTTCGCTACCCCTTGTACCGCAAACCAACACAAACCAATGCCGAAGGTCGTTATCCTTCCCGCGAAGAAATCGACTTTGAAAGCGCTCTCGCTGGCCAAGGTTTAGAGATTGCTTATACCGCTGACCTAGTCGACAATTTCTTTTTGCATGTGCAAGGCTCGGGTGTGATCGAATATGAAGATGGCGAGCAGAAGCTGTTATCTTGGGGCGGCGTGAATGGTCATCCTTATCGCAGTATTGGCAAAGAATTGATCGAGCGCGGAGAAATCGACAAAGCCGACATCTCTGCGCAGAGCATTCGTGAATGGTTAGATGAACACCCTCAAAGAATGCGTGAGATTCTTTCCACTAATCCTAGCTATTTGTTTTTTAGTGAAGGGTTAGAAAAACCCGTCGGGGCAGCTAACGTCCCCCTTACGCCATTATACTCAGCAGCAGTGGATCCTAGCGTCATTCCCTTGGGTTCCATTTTATTGGCCCAAGTGCCTAAGTTGGATCAAGCAGGTGAGTTGATTGGACACGAATTTCGCTTATTATTGGCGCAAGACAAAGGTGGGGCTATTAAGGGTCCGGGTCATATTGACTGGTATCAGGGCATTGGGGAAGAAGCACACTTTCATGCAGGGCAACTCAAACACTTTGGTAAAGTCTGGCTTTTACTGCCAGCCAAACACTAG
- a CDS encoding MotA/TolQ/ExbB proton channel family protein: MEDSIQQKIIDFLLVGGPVVWILMGFSVVALTIVLLKLWQFSSLRAESLKTTNLALAQWRQNNLDAAFEVLQPKRPIDALVAYTMHSLVAGKVTAELIREEVERRAMSQLNQLRSFLRPLEIIATLSPLLGLLGTVLGMITAFQQMEGAGNQVDPSVLSGGIWQALLTTAVGLAVAIPVVTLQSWLERKVERIAHNMNDAVTQIFTSDKAKELVEEAEKEILHAA, encoded by the coding sequence GTGGAAGATTCAATTCAGCAAAAGATCATTGATTTCTTATTGGTCGGTGGACCGGTAGTATGGATTTTGATGGGCTTTTCTGTAGTGGCCTTGACGATTGTCTTGTTGAAATTGTGGCAATTTTCATCTTTGCGTGCTGAAAGTTTGAAAACGACGAATCTAGCGTTAGCACAATGGCGTCAAAATAATCTGGATGCGGCATTTGAAGTGCTTCAGCCAAAACGTCCGATCGATGCCTTAGTGGCTTACACAATGCATTCCTTGGTGGCTGGGAAAGTGACGGCTGAACTGATTCGTGAAGAAGTTGAGCGTCGTGCCATGAGCCAACTTAATCAATTACGCTCCTTCCTAAGACCCCTAGAAATCATTGCTACCTTGAGCCCATTGCTGGGTTTGTTAGGAACCGTATTAGGCATGATCACGGCTTTCCAACAAATGGAAGGCGCGGGCAATCAGGTGGATCCTTCCGTATTGTCTGGCGGGATTTGGCAAGCTTTATTGACCACTGCGGTGGGCTTGGCGGTGGCCATTCCTGTAGTGACATTACAAAGTTGGTTAGAGCGTAAGGTCGAGCGTATTGCTCACAATATGAATGATGCAGTGACGCAAATTTTTACCAGTGATAAAGCCAAAGAGCTTGTAGAAGAGGCTGAGAAAGAGATTTTACATGCCGCTTAA
- a CDS encoding energy transducer TonB, with product MISTRHWIIAGGLAVSFHAGAFYLAFSGDQSEGSQMEGLNGIEFDLGMMGDLGVATQTTLAQEEVQEVEEEIEEPVEEVIKETPPEPVVEPEPVVEPEPVVEPEPVVEPEPVVEPEPIVEPEPVVEPEPVEVKQESPIEVEKVAPKPEPKPEPKPEPKPEPKPEPKPEPKPEPKPEAVVKKAAPQKVAPPSMANMKATTGTGNAATTGGNTGAKATYFTKLKAVLAKHKRYPRQSRRRNEEGVVSLSFIAYADGSVSDIKITKSSGYKRLDKAVLKMIKTATPLPKFGDDMAETQLKINIPVSFKLSDYR from the coding sequence ATGATAAGCACTCGCCATTGGATTATCGCAGGTGGTTTGGCGGTTTCCTTTCACGCTGGGGCTTTCTATTTGGCTTTTTCTGGTGATCAGTCTGAAGGCAGCCAAATGGAGGGCCTTAATGGCATTGAGTTTGACCTTGGTATGATGGGGGATTTGGGTGTTGCGACGCAAACAACTCTGGCTCAGGAAGAAGTCCAAGAGGTAGAGGAAGAGATTGAAGAACCTGTTGAAGAGGTGATTAAAGAAACACCACCCGAACCTGTCGTTGAACCAGAGCCTGTCGTCGAACCAGAGCCTGTTGTTGAGCCAGAGCCAGTCGTCGAACCAGAGCCTGTCGTCGAACCAGAACCCATTGTCGAGCCTGAGCCAGTCGTCGAACCAGAGCCGGTTGAAGTGAAGCAAGAATCGCCTATTGAAGTTGAAAAAGTGGCGCCTAAACCAGAGCCTAAGCCAGAGCCTAAGCCAGAACCTAAACCAGAACCTAAACCAGAGCCTAAGCCTGAGCCCAAACCAGAACCTAAGCCAGAAGCTGTGGTAAAAAAAGCCGCTCCGCAAAAAGTGGCGCCACCTTCCATGGCAAACATGAAAGCGACCACGGGTACTGGCAATGCTGCTACTACGGGTGGAAATACCGGGGCAAAAGCAACTTATTTTACTAAGCTTAAGGCGGTATTGGCGAAGCACAAACGTTACCCTCGTCAATCTCGACGTCGCAACGAAGAAGGTGTGGTGTCCTTGTCTTTTATTGCTTATGCCGACGGCTCGGTATCAGACATAAAAATTACCAAAAGCTCGGGCTACAAACGCTTAGATAAGGCGGTATTAAAAATGATTAAGACAGCAACGCCTTTGCCCAAATTTGGTGATGATATGGCAGAAACTCAGCTCAAAATTAACATTCCTGTTTCTTTTAAGCTAAGTGACTATCGCTAA
- a CDS encoding lamin tail domain-containing protein, which yields MSYFNNRLQNAITEMLKNIADCPPISRLEADALWDKLNKLQAFSQVVIDKIEYDNPSDPLDEYVTIRNRGGLQINLSGWRLQAGSPKQVFTFPENSLLFPYDELRLMTSGDHNYSFRYKRPIWNNQGDLGTLYDDQNNALCSLAYGKSAHDKIVISHMHYDGQEHRSEGDEFVEISNLSDSDVMLDDWRLEAITNNHVFQFPKHTKLDAFTSLKVYTNKIDLKANEFSFDSPQAIWNNSGGGCKLLDYQREIVSEYLY from the coding sequence ATGTCCTATTTTAATAACCGCTTGCAAAATGCCATCACCGAGATGCTGAAAAACATTGCTGATTGTCCACCAATAAGTCGTCTGGAAGCGGATGCGCTTTGGGACAAGTTAAACAAGCTTCAAGCCTTTAGTCAGGTGGTGATCGACAAGATAGAATACGACAACCCATCCGATCCGTTAGACGAGTATGTCACCATTCGCAACCGCGGAGGGCTTCAGATCAACTTGTCAGGCTGGCGCTTGCAAGCGGGTTCACCTAAACAAGTGTTCACCTTCCCTGAAAATAGCCTGTTATTTCCCTATGATGAACTCAGACTCATGACATCGGGTGACCACAATTACAGTTTTCGATATAAACGCCCAATATGGAACAATCAGGGCGATTTAGGCACCCTATACGATGATCAAAACAATGCCCTGTGTAGTCTGGCTTATGGCAAAAGTGCCCATGATAAAATCGTCATTAGTCATATGCATTATGATGGCCAAGAACACCGCAGTGAAGGTGACGAATTTGTTGAAATCAGCAATCTATCAGACAGTGATGTCATGCTGGATGATTGGCGATTAGAAGCCATCACCAACAACCATGTATTCCAGTTTCCCAAACACACCAAGCTTGATGCTTTCACTTCGCTTAAAGTCTATACCAATAAAATCGACTTAAAAGCCAACGAATTCAGTTTTGATAGCCCTCAAGCTATTTGGAACAATTCTGGCGGTGGCTGCAAGTTGCTGGATTATCAGCGCGAAATTGTTTCAGAGTATCTTTACTAA
- a CDS encoding biopolymer transporter ExbD yields MKIGQKYAARKAANEDNMVPLINVVFLMLVFFMVAGQIQKADPIAVMPPESINDHRAETDPSVAIFVGMNGELYVEDQPYQVNDVKAYLEKQFAAAADKQAFWVQIKADGAIPLEELRPIFEQIRQAGLTKVSLATQLERGQP; encoded by the coding sequence ATGAAAATAGGTCAAAAGTATGCAGCACGTAAAGCGGCCAACGAAGACAATATGGTGCCGCTGATCAACGTGGTATTCCTCATGTTGGTGTTTTTTATGGTGGCAGGCCAAATTCAAAAAGCCGATCCTATTGCTGTTATGCCTCCCGAGTCCATCAATGATCATAGGGCTGAGACAGACCCAAGTGTTGCGATTTTTGTCGGTATGAATGGCGAGCTGTATGTGGAAGATCAGCCATATCAAGTTAACGATGTGAAAGCCTATTTAGAAAAGCAGTTTGCTGCTGCAGCAGACAAACAGGCTTTTTGGGTGCAAATCAAAGCCGACGGTGCCATTCCTCTAGAAGAACTTCGGCCTATTTTTGAGCAAATACGACAAGCAGGTCTTACCAAAGTGAGTTTAGCGACCCAGCTTGAGCGAGGACAGCCATGA
- a CDS encoding biopolymer transporter ExbD gives MPLKLTQPRRKNAISLTPLIDVVFILLLFFMLTSSFVPWRTVDTPLSVASDSPKPEGEVDNLILTLKLNDNQVWIGDQAISLTDSFAFQNLVTEHNQGMFIIKADQGVRLQTLMRLADQLKANGADKVSIANAFAMPDESKAP, from the coding sequence ATGCCGCTTAAGCTGACCCAGCCGCGACGAAAAAATGCCATCAGTTTAACACCTCTCATCGACGTGGTATTTATTCTTTTATTGTTCTTCATGCTGACGTCCAGTTTTGTCCCTTGGCGTACAGTGGATACACCTTTGTCCGTTGCATCCGACTCGCCTAAGCCTGAGGGCGAAGTAGATAACCTGATTCTAACCTTGAAGCTCAATGACAATCAGGTGTGGATTGGTGATCAAGCAATCAGTTTGACTGACAGTTTTGCTTTCCAGAATTTGGTCACCGAACACAACCAAGGAATGTTTATTATCAAAGCCGATCAAGGGGTTAGACTGCAGACCTTGATGCGACTTGCTGACCAGCTGAAAGCCAATGGTGCTGATAAGGTCTCCATCGCGAATGCATTTGCTATGCCTGATGAGTCGAAAGCGCCATGA
- a CDS encoding DNA-J related domain-containing protein, producing the protein MKNPLIAPILSMLKARPHGLKEFDILKSLQAQFPEFSQLADDTNLQLFRQHFLIMNALYQLQSRLWQEDNLMLSIEATHIRLLTTQHTTTSDNTNLNNSAEAKLAAYYLDWNEYEKTDETDVARLLKSFYKGICHPGDRRTALKTLKLAEDNPSKNSIKQQYRKLAQQYHPDRGGDQETFISLREAYEQLMLQAQS; encoded by the coding sequence ATGAAAAACCCGCTAATTGCCCCCATTCTTAGCATGCTGAAGGCGCGACCTCATGGCCTAAAAGAGTTTGATATTCTCAAATCTTTGCAGGCTCAATTCCCTGAATTCAGCCAATTAGCCGATGATACAAATCTACAATTGTTTCGTCAGCATTTCTTAATCATGAATGCTTTGTATCAGTTACAAAGCCGACTATGGCAAGAAGACAACCTGATGCTCAGTATAGAAGCAACACACATTCGTCTTCTCACTACCCAACATACAACTACTTCTGATAATACCAATCTCAACAATAGCGCCGAGGCCAAACTTGCCGCTTATTACCTAGACTGGAATGAATACGAAAAAACCGACGAAACAGATGTCGCACGTTTGCTCAAAAGCTTTTATAAGGGCATTTGTCACCCCGGCGATCGTCGCACGGCACTTAAAACCCTGAAGCTAGCAGAAGACAATCCCAGTAAGAACAGCATTAAGCAACAATACCGTAAACTGGCTCAACAATACCATCCAGACCGAGGAGGTGATCAAGAAACCTTCATTAGTCTTCGAGAAGCCTATGAACAATTGATGCTACAAGCACAGTCATAA